ACAGCATCCGAAAAATTAAATTGTAGTTTGTTTTTTGAGGCTATTCTGCGAAACACATCTTGCAAACCATAATGCTGTAATACTTTTTGGTAGAGGTATTGATAGCCATAATTGTATCTGCCTAATTCTAACAAATCGCCAGTTAGCAATGCCTTTACTTCGCCACCACCTAACTCAAATAATTGGATACCGATGGCTCGCAATTGGGCTGGTTTATAATCTTCTACTTTGCCAAGTGTGTGTAATATTTTGTGCTTTGATTTGCCCTCATCATTTCGATAGCTTTCTAAGATACGCAAATACGTGCCTGATGATTTTTTCTCTATCCGCAAAAATGACATACTGCAAAAATAGAGCGGATAAACTAATTATAAAAGCAACCAAAAAAAAATCGGCTCACTACAAATTTGAAAAAATAAAAACAAAACTCAATAAAATAAGGCGTTCTCAGTCATATTTTATGAAAAGGTGTCAAACTCGAGTGAGTCTAACTATTTTATATTTTTTGTTGTAAACCCTTTTTTATTTTTTCCGTTTAATGATTCTTTATCGGATTTATAATCAACCGTCAATAAATAATCTTTACAAAAGTTTTATATTTTCTATTGCCAAATCAAATCCAATATTTGGATTATCCTAATCATATAGTACAGTCTCAATTCGTTCTCCAATTTTTGACTCTGAATCTCATGTGAAATATTCAGAAGTAAGTAATAAGAACGCAACTATATATAATATGTTCATGTGTTAGTAAATTATTCTATATAAATATATGATATTATATTTATATTTTTTCAATGTGTTGATGTTTTTTTGATAGGAATTATTTCGCTACACTGCGTTTTCTTCAATATGACAATCTATTAATAGATGACTTCGTCGTACCTCTTCGTTATGACGACTCTTACTGTCTTGATATGACGACTAGACTTTATTGGGCATTCGTACTAAGTTACTGGTACCTTTGGCTATGACTTTGTTGTTTAATAGTAGTTTGGCTTTGGTATTGGCAACTGTTTTTCCGTTTTTAACAACTTCGCCAATACCTATAATGATATCATTTTCTCTAGCTGCTGATAAAAAATCTACATTTAAGTTGATAGTTGCAAAAGGATTTTCGTTGTTCATCGTAAATAAAGCAGCACCCATTAATTCGTCTAACATTGTTGACATAATGCCACCATGTAAAATGCCATTTGGATTGAGTAGATTTTTGGTTATGGTAAACTGAATGGTTAAATGACCTTCTTCTACTGCTAAGACTTCGCCATTCAATAGTTTTATAATTGGATATTTGTCTTGCCAAATGGTATTGCCTATTACGCTCTTAAATAATTGTACTCTTGGATTATTAGACATGATTTATTGATTCTTTGCATCGTAGTTTTTAATATAAATATCTCTTTGTGGAAATGGAAAAGTGATATTATGCGTTTTGAATTTTCGCCAGATTAAAAAACGCAATTCGCCTTTAATTTGTTCGATAGAAAAAATGTTATAAGTCCAAAAGTGTACTTCAAACACAATAGAGCTGTCTGCAAAATCGGCAACTCTTACAAAGTTTTTGTACTTCTCTTGGTTTTTTAAAATTCCTGAAACTTCAACCAAACAATCTTCTAGTACTTTTTTAGCTTTTTCTAAATCAGTTTCGTAAGCAACACCAACCGAAACTTTAAATCGAGATGCTTTTAAATCGTGACTCCAATTAATTACATTATCTGAAGTTAGTTTATGGTTAGGTACTATGATGTTAATACCATCAATAGTAATTAATTTTGAAGTTCTTAGTCCAATGCTTTGTACTTTTCCTATAATATCGTTCACTTCCATAATATCGTCTACTTTAATACTTCTGTCGAAAAGTAGTACAATGCCAGAAACGAAATCTTGAAAAACTTGTTGTAAACCTAAACCCAAACCTACTAATAAGGCAGTAGAACCTGCTAGTAAAATGGTAATGTTGATACCTAGAGATTGTAGTGAAAAAATGATAGCTAAAATCCAAAAGAAATACTTAATTAAACTAGCTATACTTTTTTTAGAACCAAAATCTAATTTATTTTGTTTAACTCTTTGTCCAAGTATCCAATAGATTAATCGATATAAACCATAAAAAAAAGCAATGATAATGGAAATAGCTATCAATCTTGAAACTGTTAAGTCGTAATTCTTAATTGAAATCAAAGAATAATCTAAAAACTTATCTATTCTCATAAATTATATTTTTAATTTAATACCAAATTGATTTATAAAGCAGACTTGTTTTTCGAACTTGTTTCGGAATCTGTTTTTAGAAGATTCTGAAATAAATTCAGAATGAGTTATATATAATGTTGGTCTATTTTCAATATCACATTTGTTATAAAACAAAATAAAGCAAAAAATCGTTATTCTAAACTTTAGAAGGCAATCTTTTTATAATTTTTACAATAGATTAATAGATGCATTGTTTATTCATCGCAGCGTTTCTTTCAGAAGACGATGCTTGGAAGTAAAGCTCGTCATTCCAAAAAATTTCGTAGTACTACGAATAAATTTATTTGGAATCTTGTTGCTAAATAGATTCCAAATCAAGTTTGGAATGACGCACAGTTGTATCATTCAGATAAAATAAAATCTATGGTTTTTCTTTCCATATCTACTTTATCTAAAATCACCGAAATGGCATCACCTAAATTATACGATTTATCTCCTTTCTTATTCACCATTCTCATATATTTTTCGTCGTAGCTATAATAATCGTCAGTTAGATTTTCAGTTCGTAGTAAACCTTCGCAATTGTATGCTGGTAGTTCTACATAAATTCCCCAACTTTTTACACCAGAAATAACTCCATTAAATTGTTCTCCAATTCTATCCAACATGTATTCTGCCATTTTATATTTAACTGAAGCTCTTTCAGCTTCGGTAGCTGCTTTTTCTCTTTCGCTACTGTGTTTACATTGGTAATCGACTTCAGATATAGGTGGTAATTTTTTATTGTTTAATAATTTATATAATAGACGATGCACCATTACATCTGGATAACGACGAATTGGTGATGTAAAGTGTGTATAAAAATCAAATCCTAAACCAAAATGACCAATATTTTTTGTGCTATAAATTGCTTTTGCCATGCTTCTAATAGCTAGAGATTCCAACAAATTTTGTTCTGGTTTTCCTTGAATTTCGTTCAGCAATTTATTCAATGCATTTTTAATTTGCTTAGGATTATCTAAACTTAATTTATAACCTAATTTTTTAGCAAACAATGCAAAATCGTTGAGTTTATCCATGTCTGGTTTGTCATGAACTCTATATACCATTGGCACCTTTCCATTTTCATTGCGTTCAAATCCCATAAATCTTGCAACATATTTATTAGCTAATAACATATATTCTTCAATCAACATATGAGCTTCTTTTCGTTCTTTTACAAAAACGCCAATAGGTTTTCCGTTTTCATCTAATTTAAACTTAGTTTCTGGTTGGTCGAAATTAATCGCACCATCTTTAAACCGTTGACTTCTAATAATCTTTGCAATGTTATTGAGTGTAGTAATCTCTTGATTAAAATCGCCTGTATTGGTTTCAATAACTTCTTGAGCTTCTTCGTACGAAAATCTTCTATTAGAATGAATGATAGTTTTTCCATACCAAGCATCTAGAACTTTGCCATTGGTTTGTAGTTTAAACACAGCAGCAAAACACAATTTATCTTCATTTGGTCGCAAAGAACAAATAATATTAGACAAGCGTTCTGGAAACATCGGTGCCACTCTATCTACCAAATACACAGAAGTAGCTCTTTTAAATGCTTCTTTATCTAAATTACTGCCTTCTTTTACATAGTGTTCAACATCTGCAATGTGTACACCAACTTCTACTGTGTTTTCGTCAATAACTCTAAATGAAATAGCATCATCAAAATCTTTGGCATCAACTGGATCTATGGTAAATGTAGTGATATTTCTAAAATCTTTTCGTTGAGCAATTTCGGTTTCGTTTATATCAATATTAAGTGCATCGACTTCATCGTGAACTGGTTTTGGAAAGCTGGTAAAAAATCCATTTTCAATTAAAATAGACTTCATTTCTACATCGTTGTTTCCTGCATTGCCAATGATTTCAATAATTTTTGCTGTTGGATTTTTGTCTTTTGCTCTCCATTCTGTAAACTCAACAACAACTTTGTCTTCGTGATTGACAGTTATATCTTTCGATTTAAAGTTAGGTACAAAAAAGTGCGTTTTTATCGCTGGATTATCTGGAACAATAAAAATTAAGTCGTTTTGTTTATCAACTACGCCAATAAATTGTGTTCTGTTTCTTTTAATCACATTAGTTACAATAGCTTCTTTTCTGTTTGATTTCGGATTATTCAATCGCATAATGGCAACTGTATCACCATCAAAAGCTTTGCCTGTATTTTTTTGTTTGATGAAAAAATCTTTTGCAACACCATCTACTACTACAAAAGCATCACCACTTCTAACTATTTCTATGGTACCTTGTAGTTCATTACCAACTACAAATACTTCATGATTTTTCTTAGATTTCGACTTTGATTGGTCTCTTTTTTTATTGTTTTGTTTATCAACGCTTCGTTTATTCTTTCGCTTCATAATAGCTCAAAGATAGTTAATAAAAATCCATTTTACATTAAGTTTATGATTGTAAAAGCTTTATGTTTATTTTTGAGTTTTTAATGATTATGCTAAATACAACTTTTCTCGATAAATTATT
Above is a genomic segment from Chitinophagales bacterium containing:
- the rnr gene encoding ribonuclease R → MKRKNKRSVDKQNNKKRDQSKSKSKKNHEVFVVGNELQGTIEIVRSGDAFVVVDGVAKDFFIKQKNTGKAFDGDTVAIMRLNNPKSNRKEAIVTNVIKRNRTQFIGVVDKQNDLIFIVPDNPAIKTHFFVPNFKSKDITVNHEDKVVVEFTEWRAKDKNPTAKIIEIIGNAGNNDVEMKSILIENGFFTSFPKPVHDEVDALNIDINETEIAQRKDFRNITTFTIDPVDAKDFDDAISFRVIDENTVEVGVHIADVEHYVKEGSNLDKEAFKRATSVYLVDRVAPMFPERLSNIICSLRPNEDKLCFAAVFKLQTNGKVLDAWYGKTIIHSNRRFSYEEAQEVIETNTGDFNQEITTLNNIAKIIRSQRFKDGAINFDQPETKFKLDENGKPIGVFVKERKEAHMLIEEYMLLANKYVARFMGFERNENGKVPMVYRVHDKPDMDKLNDFALFAKKLGYKLSLDNPKQIKNALNKLLNEIQGKPEQNLLESLAIRSMAKAIYSTKNIGHFGLGFDFYTHFTSPIRRYPDVMVHRLLYKLLNNKKLPPISEVDYQCKHSSEREKAATEAERASVKYKMAEYMLDRIGEQFNGVISGVKSWGIYVELPAYNCEGLLRTENLTDDYYSYDEKYMRMVNKKGDKSYNLGDAISVILDKVDMERKTIDFILSE
- a CDS encoding PaaI family thioesterase, translated to MSNNPRVQLFKSVIGNTIWQDKYPIIKLLNGEVLAVEEGHLTIQFTITKNLLNPNGILHGGIMSTMLDELMGAALFTMNNENPFATINLNVDFLSAARENDIIIGIGEVVKNGKTVANTKAKLLLNNKVIAKGTSNLVRMPNKV
- a CDS encoding mechanosensitive ion channel, encoding MRIDKFLDYSLISIKNYDLTVSRLIAISIIIAFFYGLYRLIYWILGQRVKQNKLDFGSKKSIASLIKYFFWILAIIFSLQSLGINITILLAGSTALLVGLGLGLQQVFQDFVSGIVLLFDRSIKVDDIMEVNDIIGKVQSIGLRTSKLITIDGINIIVPNHKLTSDNVINWSHDLKASRFKVSVGVAYETDLEKAKKVLEDCLVEVSGILKNQEKYKNFVRVADFADSSIVFEVHFWTYNIFSIEQIKGELRFLIWRKFKTHNITFPFPQRDIYIKNYDAKNQ